CGGCGATTTTGTCACCGCTAAACTACGCCCCGCCTGCTAGCGACACGGTAAAGTCGCCGTAAATCACCAAGAGCCTTGGACTGCGAGGGACAATCCAAGGCTCTTGGTGCTATTCCGCTTTTCGCTATCTGCTCTTACAAAGCATTCCGAAATTGGTCGATCTGTCGCTCAGCTTCCTCTTTGGCTACGCCATATCGCTGTTGAATCTTGCCAACCAGTTCATCTCGCTTGCCGGCGATCACTTCCATGTCGTCATCGGTCAGTTTGCCCCACTGCTGACGCACGTTACCGCGAAACTCTTTCCAGTTTCCTTTAATGGTGTCCCAATTCATGATTGGACTCCTGACTGAATGAAGTAGTGAGGGGGTATCAAAAAAATTAAGCCAAGCCTCGGGGGAAAGTGTTCCTAAGAACGTCTCCCCCAAGGCGTTGGCCCAACAACCACTTCGCAATCCATCTCAGGTGTGGTTAAAAGTTCTTGCTCCTACGCGAAGCGTCACTCCATCAACCACCTGAGACTTCCTGTACTAGTTGTCTTTCGTGTCCACGTCGACACTCACACCAGGGACATTGATGTTGGCATCCACTTCCGGTCGGTCATCTTCGACCTTCAGTGTTGTCGTTCCGATATGAGCGTTCGCTTCTTGTGGCCAATTCTGTTGGTTGAAGCCTTTCACGTCTTCCAACGTTTCTGGGTCGATATTCAAAACCAGTTCGCTTACGTCGTCGTCCGCGTCATGCTTCATTCGGAAACTGTTCCAAGCGACGGCGTACAAACTATCGCCAATCCCAGCCAGTCCCCCAACCGACATTGCGGCGTAACGAACGCGACCGTTCGAGGTATCGATCATAAGATCGTTGATCTTGCCAACTTTCTCATCCGCTTCATTCACGATAGCCATACCGATCAAGTCGGCAGCTCGGTAAACAGCGTTCGGGTTGGAAGGTTGCTCGGCAGGCGTCTTACGATCGACGTCGACATTAATACCGACGGGACCGGCCTGAATATTCAAACCGCGGTCACGTTCACCATAATGTTTATCGATAGCCGTCGTGAAAGCCTCCGAAGCCATGTTCGGCCAGTTGTCCGAGTCGAAGCTAGGCGCCTTGCGTAGCATTTCCTCGTCCAAATTTAGAAGCAGGACATCGTCGCTGCCTTGCGCGGAAGCTTGGAACTTGAAGGCCTGGAACGGCACGGCATATAGTTTCGAGCCAAGCCCCAGGAAGCCACCGTACGAGACGGCGACATATTTCACTTGGCCACGATCGGTATCGATCACGAGATCGCGAACCGCACCCAAATCTTTTCCAGCTTCATTCTGAATGGTCATTCCTTGAATGGTGCTGGCTCGGCGGGCGAGCGACATCGATTGCTGATCGGTTGTTTTGACATCCGCTTTCAAGCGATCCGAAACGACTGGTTTCTTCACGTCGACATGAACATTGGAATCGTCTTTAACGGGTGTATCGTCGGCATGAACTAGTGAGGTGACGCATCCAGCGGCCATCAAAGCAGCGGCTGCGGCTGCGGGCATTCTGCGTAACATAAAACCTCTCCTTGAACCTTCACTGGGCAGACTCGTAATCGTCGCGGGCGGCTCTGCCTCAACACCAAAACGCGACATGGGCTGTTGTTGTTGATCACTTCGGTGTGGAACGAACTGCTTAAGCATTTTGCTGAAGCAATGGTGACCAACGGAAAATCACTTACGCATGTGCCGTTCCAGTGATTAGAAAAAAGAATGCCTTTGGTAGAAGATCGTGATGAATGCCGTGTTTTTCAGTGCCAAATTGATTCTGCAGCGTGCCGGTTAGCCATTGGCTGACTTCCTGAGAACCACAAAGAAAAAGAGCCTGGTCGTTCGACAACCAGGCTCTTTTCAGCATGATGGAGGCAAGGGGGCTTAGGCGTTACCAACGGCGACGAATGATGCTCACTAATTCTTCTTTGTGCATGATCTTGCTACGTCCACGAATACCAAGTCGGCTCGCCAGTTCGCGAAGCTCTTTCACAGTGTGGTCCTCAAGCCGTTTCGTCGAGGCTCCCATGGTTGCGGTGGTTTCTTCCGATACTTCGGGATCGGCGGAAGGACTGATAATGGTCGACATAGTGAATCCCTAATTGATTTTTCTAACGGACAGCCAGACAAGCACGAGGCAAAACTTGTCCTTACAATAAAACCCATACTTTCAATGCAATCGCAACGACAATGAGCAGTGCGATCGACGTCCAAAAGAGACGGTCAAGCATCACCATTTCACGATGACGATTGACTGCTCGTTCCGGCTGCCGCTCCGAATGAATCGCATCAACCGGATCATTCATAGGCACCATGAACGATCCGTCCGGCAGAGGAGGTTGCACGAGCGTGGCACTCAGACCGGCGGACTTTGTCGAACGATGCAGGGGGGCGCTGCTCATGATCGAAGACCTTTATGTGCTTGAAGAGAATGGGTTCTTCGCCCCATACCTCGCTTACGATGGCTTTGGCTCCGCAGGCTCGTTTTCGGGTGTTTCAGGAGTCTCTTCGGGTGCTGTCACGGGAGCATCTTGTTCCGAGTTCACTGCGGGTGGATGACATCCGGCGTGAAGCAATCCGCCGACGGCGGCTAATCCCATAATCGAAAACGTTCCAGAAGTGCGGCGCCAATTCATCGTTCCACCTGATTTGGCTAGAGGTATAGGAATATCTACTCGAATCGGACGTAACAGCAAGCTCCGTGCCAGGAATTGCGATCCAAGTTCAATAAGCGCGCGTAAACCCCTTTCAGATAAACAGATAGGGCGAATCCCGAACAATAATGTCGCAGCCTTTCGGGCGGGCGATCCAAGAAGGGCCTGGGCTGGGCTCCAGTTATTGACCGGTTGGCGGTTGGAAGTCGCTCAGCCAGAACGCCGCGCGAACAGAATTTGACCGTCAGTCTTCTTTGCGTAAACGCCCCACGCTGGACTGGAAATACTTCCGCCGGCGGGTCGTTTGCTGCTCATCGCTGGCAGACTGTTCGGATTCTTCCGAGGCTTTAATCAAGTCGGCCAAGTTCGCGGAGCAAATACGGCAGCCAACTTGCTCGAGGTGAAACGAGATGTAATTCACTTCCTCTTGCGCTGGCATCACTCCCAACAGATATTGCTGGAGTTGTGGCCGCGTCGGACAGGTAATGCGATGCCGACGCCAAATCTCGCCTAAGCTATGCACGCCCGCATCGCGTCGCGCCAAAATCTCAAGTAGTTTCGCTTTCAGCTCAGGCTGGTCACGGATTTGCTCCTCAACGGCACTAGCTTCTTCCACAGCCAGTTCTTCGTTCAGGTAGGCTTCCAGATCGGCGTTGGTAAGGGCTCGCATGATTCTCTCTTCCTCTCCCCTCTCTCCGCTAGGACAATGAGAGGGGATGCTGTTGACATGGTGACGGCGCTTAGCCTTCTGCCGTGTAGACTTCTTCAAACGGCTGAACGACCACGAAGCCGTTGCCAATGAACTCCATCTGGAAAGACTCACCACTCGATCGGCCAATCAACGAGCGGAAAGAAATATCAGTCTTCAGGTTCGGCGACAACGTACCGCTCCAGGCGACCGTGGCATTGGGGTCGGTATAAACGGGTTGATCAGGCGTCACCACCAAAGTCAACGGTTCATAGTGCGTGGTAATCGCGACCATGCCAGAGCCACTAAGGGTCATCTGAAACAGACCGCCCGCCATCATCGACGAAATCCGTTTCATCATCTTGATATCCCAGGTCACGCTGCTTTCAAATGCGAGGATGTCGTTCGCATTGACGACGATTTCCTGGTTTTCCAAACGCAAGATCTGGATCTTTTTACCGTAATCGGCCAGGTAAAGCTTGCCGTTTCCAGATACCTTCGTAAGACGGGCCCCTTCGCCAGTGATCGCCTTTTTGAAGAACCCACCGAGCCCTTTATCAAAGACCCCTTCACGTTCGAACTTCATACCGCCGAGATATGAGATCATCGATCCCATCTTGGTCCAGACGTATTGCCCTTTCAGGTTGACTTCCAGGATGCGGGGGCTCTCCATTTCGAAGAAGCCTTCGCCCCGGTCACGTTGTTGGGTTTGCTCGACAAACTCGCGTAGTGTGTAACGGTTTTCAACGGTGGACATCATTTCCCCCTGGGAACAATCGTTGTAGAAAAGAGAACTTATGAGTAGCCGTTTGCCTCGATACTCTGCGTTCTTTCAATGCATCTGCCTGGCGAATTGCTACGTGGCCTAACCGGCGTAAAGCTCTGGGAACACCTCTTCGCACAGCTGTTGATTCTTGACGCTACCACGTAATTTATTCGTGAAGTCGTGTTTGTAATTGGCGACATGTTGTTCGCTAATATCCAGATGGGTCGCAACATCTTTATTCGCCCAACCGCGGACGAAGAGCAGCTCGACGCATTGGACTTTGACCCAATCGCCTCGTTCTTTCCAGTATTCAATCTGCGAGCGAATCGCTTCCACCAGGGCGTCTTCTTCGAGTGTCCGACGTTCGCCACTGCGAACCAAGCTGGAAGCAGGGCGGGCAGGGCCTTCAAGTTCCCAGGTATCACTCGACGATCGACCAGCCCCAGCCGAACTGAGCGGCAGGGTAGGGCGGCGCCCTTCGCGACGCAAATGATCGGTGAGTTTATACGCGCAGATGGCGAAAAGATAGCTTTCCAGCGAACGACGACCATCATAGTTCGGCAAGCTATTTAGAAAACCGATGAAGGTCTCTTGAACGACGTCTTCACTATGGGCGCGACGACGCAAGCGACTTTCAACGAAAGCGAGTAAGCGTCCCTCGTATCGGTCGATCAAATCCTGCCAGGCGTCCTCTTCCCCGTCACGAATGCGACCAATCAGTAAGGCATCTGTTTCTGAAACGCGTGATAGAGACAAGGTGAGTGCGTTCCTTTCGGGCCGGTAGGAAAGTCGAAATCAGCGAACCGCTTGGTTACGCCACCGCGGGCACGACACCCCGCGGCTGGATTTTCCTAATTTATAGCATGGGAAATGACTGGACGAAAATCACGCCTGCGACGAAAAGACCTCCCAGAGCGACGACCGTGCCCGCTGAGACGAGCCAAGGAGAAACTTTGCTCCCCTCGCCGGTCAATGCCATGCCGAAGTAAAAGATAGTTAACATTCCTAACAATCCGAAAAACCCGGCCCCAATGTAGACAACACGACTAACTTGTTGTTGGGCCTGCCATAACTCGCGCAGTTTCTGTTGCAACGAGGTATCGAATTTCAGCAACGAATGCCATTGCTGCATCGGACCGATCGAAGGTGTTAATTCTTCGTGATAGGTTTCCATGACGACCGATTCCTGCAACTCGTCAAGCTTTGTGCCTAGCATTTTGGCGGCCTGGGGATTGTCCAGGTAGTCGTTGGCGAACTCCGCTAAGGCAATTCGCGTTTCGCTTTCCAGCGACTTTCGGCAGTCCATTCCCCGATCGAAAGGTCCGGAGCTAACGGCTATGAGACAAGTTCCATCGTCCTCCCAAACCGGAGCCTGTTCGACCCAATCTGGTCGGCCTGGCGGAATGATGCTGGGCGGTTCGCTAATTGGATCGCTCGGTGCGGATTCCTCGTCACTTTCAACTTCGGGCGAACTGGCCGAAGGCAGACCATGTAGACGTTCGTACAACCCGCCCATCGCTCGTTCGCGCATTCGCTCGATTTCGGCTCTGGGGTCGGAGGAGGCAGAAGACGCATAGCGTTGACCACTACCTGACGCGTAAGGACCAAACGGACGAGGAAAGCTCGGCGGTCGGATATCAGGATAGGGAAAATCGGAAGCCGAGCTAAGTGTGCGTGCTGGGGTCGAGGATTCTGAAACTTCCTCAGGCATTTCCTCGACTTCTGCTTCCACGTTTTCCTTTGCAGGCTGCGGTTTGCCCGACTTCGTACTCAGTTGTGCTTCTTGCGTCGTATCGAGCGGGATCTCGCCTGTCGATGAAGCCGGCACGCGATGATTGTCGTAGCGAATTTCGGTGGTCGATTGTGACGCGACTTCGGTGCGTGACGAACCGATCATTACAAAGCCCAGACCGAGGACGATCAAGCCCATGAATGCCAAAGTACCGACCCCCAAGATAACGCGGCCAGCTTTTGTCCTGACCATAACAAGACCAACAACAACCGCCATCAGGGAACTCAAAAAGAGCACGCCAAGGATAGCAAGAAGTAGTGTTCCGACCGTCAAATGAGGTTCAGAGGTGTACATGTTTCCAATTTTAACTCCGTGAGCCGGTTTCTGTTCGGCTTAAAACGAAGACTAATGGCGTCCGCGCGAGGCAATCGCCGCGATAGTAACGACCACCAACAACAATCCAACGCCCAAGACCGCTGCTCCACCTAATATCATCATCCAACTCATCGATGTTTCTGCCATAACGCAGACTCCCTATTAAATCTCAAACGGCTCTTAGTTGGCGTTCGATACGGTCGTTTCTTTCAAGGCTTGTTCGTAGTTCTTGCGGGCCTCGTCACGGCGTTCCTGGTTCAGCCAAGGAGAGGAGAATTGAATCGTGGTCGCGATCGCTCCGATCAGCATCACGCCACAAGGCTGAACGAACGGCCAGAAGATCGACAACAGCGCTGCCCAGGCAACGTACACGCCGATGGTCGCTGGGCTAAGCCAATTACTTCGTAGCGGATCAGCAAGCTTCCACCAGCATGGCACCAGGAAAGTCAGACCAAAGAAGAGCATCATCCCTCCCACGGTCGCCGGCTCGCCCAAGGTTAACCAGCCGCCGGTAACACTCTCAACGGGAAGCGAATGCGGGAACATCATCAGCGATGCGGCCCAGGCCAATATCCCAATACCAGCCCCTAGCATGGCCATCACCAATCGGCGTCGGGCATGCTCTCCACCACGGTTCTCCCAGAACTTGGCGGTGATCATCACGCTCCACGATGCCAACACGGTCACACCAGTGAAGAATACAAATGAGGGACCATAGGTTAAAATCGCCGAGCTGGTGAACGCCTTCTCGCCGGCGGTAATCAACAGCAAGACAGACGATACCACCACGGCCGTCAAACCGCTGGCAATCAGCGAGCCCGTTAATTCCTGGACACGCCGACGGGTCGAGCGGGTAGCCAACGCGGCCCGTTCTCGATCTTTTCGCTTAGGCTTCCAAGCCCCGTTCTCGGCAGCTCGATGCTTTCGCTTCATCGCCTCGGGATGGTACCGACCGCTGGACCCGCTTCTTGATTGGGGATTACCGCTACTGGTCTCTTCGTCCTTAAAGACCCCCATCAACAAGCGAATAAACAGATACGCCAAATAGAATACGCCCAGCATGATTCCAATCGGCAAAATGAAATGCAAATTGGTGATCACACCAAAGGCAACGGCGACCAAGACGATGATTTTCACCGGCATGCTGGTGGCGTTATGATTCCACCACCGCATGAAACGCTGCTGCGCGTTGCCCATCGCTTGCGCGATCGGTTCGTCGTCAAACGTTCCCTTTGCGGCTGGCTCCAACTCGGCAACCACCTCGGGTTCGTCAACAGCGCTGGCCACGTAAACCGGTTCTGGCTTCGGCTCAGGAGCCGGTGTCGCGCTGGATCGCTGCGAATCGGTTGGACGATGGCTGGCCAAAGTCGCCACGTAGCCATCGGTCTC
The genomic region above belongs to Blastopirellula marina and contains:
- a CDS encoding PRC-barrel domain-containing protein; its protein translation is MLRRMPAAAAAALMAAGCVTSLVHADDTPVKDDSNVHVDVKKPVVSDRLKADVKTTDQQSMSLARRASTIQGMTIQNEAGKDLGAVRDLVIDTDRGQVKYVAVSYGGFLGLGSKLYAVPFQAFKFQASAQGSDDVLLLNLDEEMLRKAPSFDSDNWPNMASEAFTTAIDKHYGERDRGLNIQAGPVGINVDVDRKTPAEQPSNPNAVYRAADLIGMAIVNEADEKVGKINDLMIDTSNGRVRYAAMSVGGLAGIGDSLYAVAWNSFRMKHDADDDVSELVLNIDPETLEDVKGFNQQNWPQEANAHIGTTTLKVEDDRPEVDANINVPGVSVDVDTKDN
- a CDS encoding AIM24 family protein codes for the protein MMSTVENRYTLREFVEQTQQRDRGEGFFEMESPRILEVNLKGQYVWTKMGSMISYLGGMKFEREGVFDKGLGGFFKKAITGEGARLTKVSGNGKLYLADYGKKIQILRLENQEIVVNANDILAFESSVTWDIKMMKRISSMMAGGLFQMTLSGSGMVAITTHYEPLTLVVTPDQPVYTDPNATVAWSGTLSPNLKTDISFRSLIGRSSGESFQMEFIGNGFVVVQPFEEVYTAEG
- a CDS encoding serine/threonine-protein kinase; its protein translation is MNQSAAAISPDNNPGDDEVGPAKLAMPKESPMRFTYKTGSTPLDGYTIKRGVGAGGFGEVYYATTDAGKEVALKHIQRNLDIEMRGAKHCLNLKHPHLVSLFDIRYDSEGEGWIVMEFVHGDSLQDVVERNPNGMPREEALSWFKAIASAVNYLHDHGIVHRDLKPGNIFNDQGTVKIGDYGLSKFISVSRRSGQTESVGTFHYMAPEIGKGRYGREIDVYALGIILFEMLTGRVPFEGESSQEIIMKHLTASPDLGNLGEPFRSVVASALHKDPEKRTSSAEEMLQQLGLKETDGYVATLASHRPTDSQRSSATPAPEPKPEPVYVASAVDEPEVVAELEPAAKGTFDDEPIAQAMGNAQQRFMRWWNHNATSMPVKIIVLVAVAFGVITNLHFILPIGIMLGVFYLAYLFIRLLMGVFKDEETSSGNPQSRSGSSGRYHPEAMKRKHRAAENGAWKPKRKDRERAALATRSTRRRVQELTGSLIASGLTAVVVSSVLLLITAGEKAFTSSAILTYGPSFVFFTGVTVLASWSVMITAKFWENRGGEHARRRLVMAMLGAGIGILAWAASLMMFPHSLPVESVTGGWLTLGEPATVGGMMLFFGLTFLVPCWWKLADPLRSNWLSPATIGVYVAWAALLSIFWPFVQPCGVMLIGAIATTIQFSSPWLNQERRDEARKNYEQALKETTVSNAN
- a CDS encoding CsbD family protein, which encodes MNWDTIKGNWKEFRGNVRQQWGKLTDDDMEVIAGKRDELVGKIQQRYGVAKEEAERQIDQFRNAL
- a CDS encoding RNA polymerase sigma factor codes for the protein MSLSRVSETDALLIGRIRDGEEDAWQDLIDRYEGRLLAFVESRLRRRAHSEDVVQETFIGFLNSLPNYDGRRSLESYLFAICAYKLTDHLRREGRRPTLPLSSAGAGRSSSDTWELEGPARPASSLVRSGERRTLEEDALVEAIRSQIEYWKERGDWVKVQCVELLFVRGWANKDVATHLDISEQHVANYKHDFTNKLRGSVKNQQLCEEVFPELYAG